Within the Mycobacteriales bacterium genome, the region AACCTCGGTATCGCCGCCGCCACCGACCGCGGCCTGATCGTGCCCAACATCAAGGACGCGGAACGACTGACCCTCCGCGAACTCGCGGGCGCACTGGTCGAGCTGACCGACGTCGCACGGTCGGGGAAAACGACCCCCGCCGACCTCGCCGGCGGCACCATCTCCATCACCAACGTCGGGGTGTTCGGCATCGACACCGGCACACCGATCCTGCCGCCCGGTGAGGCAGCCATTCTCGCCTTCGGTGCCGTTCGGGAGATGCCGTGGGTCGTTGACGGCGCAATCGTGCCCCGGCAGGTCACCCAGCTCGCCGTCTCCTTCGACCACCGAATCATCGACGGTCAGCTCGGTGCGGAGTTCCTCGCCGATGTCGGTGCGATGCTGGCCGATCCGGCGACGTTGGTCGCCTTCACCTGAGCAGGAGTGAAACCGCCCGGCCGGGGTACAACGATGCGGTCATCGTCACGCCGGCTGCGGCTGGAAACGCCGCGCGAGGAGTCTGAGAAGGGGTGGGGAAAGCCGGATTCCGGCCGCAATAAAGGCGTGACAAAAGCAACGGGGTTCCATTCAGGTCGCTTTATCGGCGGCCCAGGAATGTTCTTCTGGAGGTCTGTTGTGATCATCATAGGCATCGTGTTGATGCTGATCGGTTTCATCGTCGGCATCCCGGTGTTGTGGACGCTGGGGATCATCTCGCTGGTCGTCGGACTGGTGCTCATGGCACTCGGTTCCGCGGGCCGCGCGATCGGTGGCCGCCGGCACTACTGGTAGATCTGCCGCGACCGACCGGCAGGTCTCTTTTCGCTCAAACGTGACGATCCCGCCGTCCCTCGGACGGCGGGATCGTCGGGTGAATCCCGGTCGGCCGACGTGTTCGTCGGCCCCGAACCGTTGACCGGCCGCCTTTCGTCGGGTAAGACGGCTGTTTGACATTGGAGGTTTTGTGGTCGACGGAGCACAGTACGACCCGCTGTGGCGCGGGTACGCCGAGCAGCGGGTCGTGGTACGGCTGCACTCGCGTATGCGTTCACGGACATGACGACCATCGCGCCACCGGCCGCGGCCGGGACCGCCACCAGCGACCGCCCGGCTGGTAGCGGACCACAGCGCAAGACCGGGCTCGCGATGTTGTTCCTCGCACCCAGCCTGATCGGCGTGATCTTTTTTCTGCTGATCCCCGTGGTGCTGGTGATCATCCTCAGCTTCGTCAAGTGGGATTTGCTCCGCCCGGCGAAGTTCGTGGGTTTTTCCAACTACCTGAACATCTTCAAGTACGACCACATGGCGCACTCGCTGCTCGTGACGCTGTACTACGTCGTGCTGAACATCCCGATCCAGACCGCCATTGCGCTCGGGTTGGCGATACTGCTCAACCGGCACCTGCCGGCCACCGGTCTGCTGCGCGTCATCTGCGTGCTTCCGTTCCTCGCCACGCCGGTCGCGATGGCAGTCGTGTGGAACTGGTTCTTCGACCCCAACACGGGCGCGATCAACACGCTGCTCTCCCTCGTCGGCATCCACGGTCCGGCCTGGCTGGCCTCCACGGCCACCGCGATGCCGGTCATCGCCTTCGCCAACATCTGGCAGTACGCCGGCTACAACATGCTCTTCTTCCTCGCCGGGTTACAGGCGATACCCAACCACCTCTACGAGGCGGCGCGGGTCGACGGCGCGAGCAAGATCCAGCAATTCACCAGGATCACCTTGCCGCTGCTTCGGCCGACGATGCTGTTCGTGTTGGTGACCGGGGTGATCGGCTCGTTCCAGGTCTTCGACATGGTCTTCGTGCTGACCCAGGGTGGCCCGGGTTATGCGACCCAGGTCGTCAACCTGCAGATCTATCAGTCGGCCTTCGTGGCCTTCAACATCGGTGATGCGTCGGCGATGTCGGTGATCCTGTTCCTCATCATCCTCGCGTTCACTGTCGCGCAATTCGCCTACTTCAGGCGCCGGACCGTCTACGA harbors:
- a CDS encoding DUF6131 family protein; protein product: MIIIGIVLMLIGFIVGIPVLWTLGIISLVVGLVLMALGSAGRAIGGRRHYW
- a CDS encoding sugar ABC transporter permease, producing MTTIAPPAAAGTATSDRPAGSGPQRKTGLAMLFLAPSLIGVIFFLLIPVVLVIILSFVKWDLLRPAKFVGFSNYLNIFKYDHMAHSLLVTLYYVVLNIPIQTAIALGLAILLNRHLPATGLLRVICVLPFLATPVAMAVVWNWFFDPNTGAINTLLSLVGIHGPAWLASTATAMPVIAFANIWQYAGYNMLFFLAGLQAIPNHLYEAARVDGASKIQQFTRITLPLLRPTMLFVLVTGVIGSFQVFDMVFVLTQGGPGYATQVVNLQIYQSAFVAFNIGDASAMSVILFLIILAFTVAQFAYFRRRTVYEMT